One genomic region from Rhizomicrobium palustre encodes:
- a CDS encoding YihY/virulence factor BrkB family protein — protein MWFLFREGVQEFFADNALSRGAAISFYAMTAMGPVFYICATVAGIFLGNREATTHLIYEVRRVVGHDTAATMEAAIQASKLQGGFWPTLFGVIVLVLTAGGVFVEVQSALNAIWKAPEPPFSYWRMIKTWAQSIALVAGLGVLLCCSLIINAAVGAFGHYFHNLFGIGGGIVWLLNFAVSTSLICFLFAAIYRLLPNRALQWGDVITGAVVTTGLILIGEYLIAFYLAETALAHRYGSAGGAMAILIWLYYSVQVFLLGAEITKVWSRRHGSPAARAIAAARYRLDKAL, from the coding sequence ATGTGGTTCCTCTTCCGGGAGGGGGTCCAAGAATTCTTCGCGGACAATGCGCTGAGCCGCGGGGCTGCGATCAGCTTTTACGCCATGACCGCGATGGGGCCGGTCTTCTACATTTGCGCCACCGTGGCCGGAATCTTCCTCGGCAACAGGGAAGCCACCACCCATCTCATCTATGAAGTGCGCCGCGTCGTCGGCCATGACACCGCCGCGACCATGGAGGCGGCAATCCAGGCATCCAAGCTGCAAGGCGGTTTCTGGCCGACCTTGTTCGGCGTGATCGTGCTGGTGCTGACCGCGGGGGGCGTCTTTGTCGAGGTGCAGTCGGCCCTCAACGCGATCTGGAAAGCGCCCGAGCCGCCCTTCTCCTATTGGCGGATGATCAAGACCTGGGCGCAATCCATCGCCCTGGTGGCGGGCCTCGGTGTGCTGCTCTGCTGCTCGCTCATTATCAACGCCGCCGTGGGCGCCTTCGGCCATTATTTCCATAACCTTTTCGGCATCGGTGGCGGCATCGTCTGGCTGTTGAACTTCGCGGTCTCCACCAGTCTGATCTGCTTCCTCTTTGCCGCCATCTACCGGCTTCTGCCGAACCGCGCGCTGCAATGGGGTGATGTGATCACCGGCGCGGTGGTCACCACCGGCTTGATCCTGATTGGCGAATACCTGATCGCGTTCTACCTCGCCGAGACGGCCCTGGCACATCGCTATGGTTCGGCAGGCGGGGCGATGGCGATCCTGATCTGGCTCTACTACTCGGTGCAGGTCTTCTTATTGGGGGCTGAGATCACCAAGGTCTGGTCCCGCCGCCATGGCAGCCCCGCCGCTCGCGCCATCGCCGCAGCACGCTACCGGCTCGATAAGGCACTCTAA